Proteins from a genomic interval of Chionomys nivalis chromosome 7, mChiNiv1.1, whole genome shotgun sequence:
- the Sppl2c gene encoding signal peptide peptidase-like 2C: protein MACLGSLLPMGSLLLLLLSPETRGEYGVVRVVSNNWSKDYCVLYSSDYITLPRDLHHAPFLPLYDGTKTPWCPDEDSFHQAQDISPRQRPLHQTATMVMRGNCSFYAKGWLAQSQGAHGLLIVSRAGDQQCSDPISKPQDPSKPRPALTTPVAVLRYTDMLDILSHTYGDTNVRVAMYAPLEPIIDYNMAVIFMLAVGTVAAGGYWAGLMEADRLQRRRARGGGGLGGHNQPRAVRAQRFQRTWEEEDDDDVPVDFTPAMTGAVVTMSCSIMILLYFFYDRFVYIMIGIFGLGASTGLYSCLAPIVRHLPLWQNQRALPGHRTYLKLPLLLLAGLCAMVTLLWVVYRNEDRWAWLLQDTLGVAYCLFVLRRVRLPTLKNCTSFLLALLAFDVFFVFVTPLFTKTGESIMVEVASGPADSSSHERLPMVLKVPRLRFSALTLCDQPFSILGFGDIVVPGFLVAYCHRFDVQIHSRQVYYVACTVAYAVGLLVTFVAMVLMEMGQPALLYLVSSTLLTSLAVAACRQELTLFWTGQGRAKVPAGPEAESCIASGVGSKLKLEGVADSHRANRFKEAADQDNNPDDDMSEMAILSEDEATSPEGHSESSEGWSDANLDPDELSPGSPMALEELMPLAMLIPLIPPMPPPSELGHIHSQAQAHDASLPWVGLHKRKGLKVKKSMSTQAPL, encoded by the coding sequence ATGGCGTGCCTGGGTTCCCTCCTCCCCATGGGctcgctcctcctcctcctcctcagccctgAGACCCGGGGAGAATACGGTGTGGTCCGCGTCGTGTCAAATAACTGGAGCAAGGACTACTGTGTCCTGTATAGCTCCGACTACATCACCCTGCCCCGGGACCTGCACCACGCCCCATTCCTGCCTCTGTACGACGGCACCAAGACACCATGGTGTCCAGATGAGGACTCCTTCCACCAGGCCCAGGACATCTCCCCCAGGCAGCGACCCCTCCACCAGACTGCTACCATGGTGATGCGTGGCAACTGCAGCTTCTATGCCAAGGGCTGGCTGGCTCAGAGCCAAGGAGCCCACGGGCTGCTCATTGTGAGCCGGGCCGGCGATCAACAGTGTTCAGACCCCATCTCAAAGCCCCAGGACCCCAGCAAACCCCGGCCTGCTCTCACCACCCCAGTGGCTGTGCTCCGCTACACTGACATGCTGGACATCCTCAGTCACACTTACGGCGACACCAACGTCCGTGTGGCCATGTATGCTCCCTTGGAGCCCATCATTGACTATAACATGGCAGTTATCTTCATGCTGGCTGTGGGCACTGTTGCGGCAGGTGGCTACTGGGCTGGCCTGATGGAGGCAGACCGGCTGCAGAGGCGCCGGGCCCGAGGAGGAGGGGGCCTTGGTGGTCACAATCAGCCACGAGCAGTAAGAGCCCAGaggttccagaggacctgggaagaggaagacgACGACGACGTGCCTGTGGATTTCACACCAGCCATGACAGGCGCTGTGGTCACCATGTCCTGTTCCATCATGATTCTGCTCTACTTCTTCTACGACCGCTTCGTCTACATCATGATCGGAATCTTTGGGCTGGGTGCCAGTACTGGCCTCTACAGCTGCCTGGCACCCATAGTCCGCCACTTGCCCCTATGGCAAAACCAGCGGGCACTGCCTGGCCATCGGACTTATCTGAAGTTGCCATTACTACTGCTGGCAGGCCTGTGTGCCATGGTGACTCTTCTCTGGGTCGTCTACCGCAATGAGGACCGTTGGGCATGGCTCCTGCAGGACACCTTGGGTGTTGCCTACTGCCTTTTTGTCCTGAGGCGGGTGCGGCTGCCCACGCTCAAGAACTGCACCTCATTCCTGCTGGCCCTGCTGGCCTTCGATGTCTTCTTCGTCTTTGTCACGCCCCTCTTCACCAAGACCGGGGAGAGCATCATGGTGGAAGTTGCGTCAGGCCCGGCAGATTCTTCAAGCCATGAGAGGCTCCCCATGGTGCTCAAAGTGCCCCGATTGAGATTTTCAGCCTTGACCTTGTGTGACCAGCCTTTCTCCATCCTTGGCTTTGGTGACATTGTTGTCCCTGGCTTCCTGGTGGCCTACTGTCATCGCTTTGATGTGCAAATCCACTCTCGTCAGGTCTACTATGTGGCCTGTACAGTGGCCTATGCCGTAGGCCTGCTGGTCACCTTTGTCGCCATGGTCCTCATGGAGATGGGCCAGCCTGCGCTGCTGTACTTAGTGTCCAGCACCCTGCTCACCAGCCTTGCTGTGGCTGCCTGCCGCCAAGAGCTTACCCTTTTCTGGACTGGCCAGGGCAGAGCCAAGGTACCTGCTGGGCCTGAGGCAGAGTCCTGCATTGCTTCTGGGGTAGGCTCCAAGCTCAAGCTGGAGGGCGTGGCAGATTCCCACAGAGCCAACAGGTTCAAGGAGGCCGCTGACCAAGATAACAACCCTGATGATGACATGTCAGAGATGGCCATCCTATCGGAGGACGAAGCCACAAGTCCAGAGGGCCACAGTGAGAGCTCTGAGGGCTGGAGCGATGCCAACTTGGATCCTGATGAGCTGTCCCCTGGCTCCCCCATGGCCCTGGAGGAGCTGATGCCTCTGGCCATGTTGATACCACTGATCCCACCAATGCCACCCCCGTCAGAGTTGGGTCACATCCACAGCCAGGCTCAGGCCCATGATGCCAGTCTGCCCTGGGTGGGGCTGCACAAGAGAAAGGGCTTGAAGGTGAAGAAGAGCATGTCAACGCAAGCTCCCCTATGA